One segment of Mycolicibacterium sp. YH-1 DNA contains the following:
- a CDS encoding PucR family transcriptional regulator ligand-binding domain-containing protein, with amino-acid sequence MAITVRSVLSMPLIASADPEVLSGHHRLDHAVRWVHPAEVADIAHLLSGGELVLVTGIVLPENTEAMQDYAQSLSAAGVAGLFIELGRRWSEVPPSLVMACRSVDLVLVALHKIVRFAGVVEEVGGQILASQVEDLRASEHIHETFTRLDLNAAGPDEILTAVVQIAHLPVVLESSRHHVIRYNLAGRDPKDVLSDWPRRSRGVSFSTRTGYDRASGRLTTVVGSLGDDWGRLSILTDSQPSRRDHVLVERAAAAMSLYQMRSRARDSVERNTHTALIGEMRAGRMSPELTMRCETANFPARSRRFVAIGVRQRVAEGRQWALTDIASNIAQTARSLGVSILVGVETDHVIALIGFPQSIAPEVVMTRLTQELQKSLSAHIARGEVVERLDEAYQTLIDARNILAVTDPDDERPWVTLADVHLKGLIHLLRDDERLRLFACRELAPLLAHDAQRGTALLPILRGFLDTPGPKAAAAKRLLLSRPVLYERLARIESILGVDLDDPHMRTSLHVAVMAKELFDGEASGRRQTTQGRTSGELSESGVSSDSLSILK; translated from the coding sequence ATGGCGATCACAGTCCGCAGCGTCTTGTCGATGCCGCTGATCGCCTCGGCCGATCCCGAGGTGCTGTCCGGCCACCACCGGCTCGACCACGCGGTTCGCTGGGTGCATCCCGCCGAGGTCGCCGACATCGCGCACCTGCTCAGCGGTGGTGAGCTGGTCCTGGTCACCGGCATCGTTTTGCCCGAGAACACCGAAGCGATGCAGGACTACGCCCAGTCGCTGTCCGCCGCCGGTGTCGCGGGGCTGTTCATCGAGCTGGGCCGACGATGGTCCGAGGTTCCGCCCTCGCTGGTCATGGCTTGTCGATCAGTCGACCTCGTCCTAGTCGCCCTGCACAAGATCGTTCGGTTCGCCGGCGTGGTCGAGGAAGTCGGCGGACAGATTCTCGCGTCCCAAGTAGAGGACCTCCGTGCCAGCGAGCACATTCACGAAACCTTCACCCGCCTCGATCTGAATGCCGCCGGACCAGACGAAATCCTGACGGCAGTTGTCCAGATCGCCCATCTGCCGGTGGTATTGGAGTCATCACGGCACCACGTCATCCGATACAACCTTGCCGGCCGCGATCCGAAGGATGTCCTGTCCGACTGGCCACGTCGCTCACGCGGTGTCAGCTTCTCGACTCGCACCGGCTACGACCGCGCGTCAGGCCGGCTGACCACAGTGGTGGGGTCGCTGGGTGACGACTGGGGCCGGTTGAGCATCCTGACGGACAGCCAGCCGTCCCGCCGCGACCATGTACTGGTAGAACGCGCCGCCGCCGCGATGTCGTTGTACCAGATGCGTTCACGGGCCCGGGACAGCGTCGAACGCAACACCCACACGGCGTTGATCGGCGAGATGCGGGCGGGGAGGATGTCACCCGAGCTGACGATGCGTTGTGAGACAGCGAATTTCCCGGCACGGTCACGTCGATTCGTCGCCATTGGCGTCCGGCAGCGGGTCGCTGAAGGACGGCAATGGGCGCTCACAGATATCGCCTCCAACATCGCACAGACAGCGCGAAGTCTCGGCGTTTCGATTCTGGTCGGAGTCGAGACGGACCACGTCATCGCCTTGATCGGTTTTCCTCAGAGCATTGCACCAGAGGTCGTCATGACCCGGCTGACCCAGGAACTGCAGAAATCGCTCAGCGCGCACATCGCGCGGGGCGAAGTTGTCGAGCGCCTCGATGAGGCTTATCAGACTCTGATCGACGCCCGGAACATCCTGGCGGTTACCGACCCCGACGATGAACGCCCGTGGGTGACACTCGCCGACGTCCATCTAAAGGGACTGATTCACCTGCTCCGCGACGACGAACGGTTAAGGCTCTTCGCGTGTCGGGAACTGGCACCACTTCTGGCACACGACGCGCAGCGAGGGACGGCACTGCTGCCGATACTCAGAGGGTTCCTGGATACGCCCGGCCCCAAGGCCGCCGCCGCGAAGAGGTTGCTGTTGTCCCGTCCAGTTCTCTACGAGCGGTTGGCGAGAATCGAGTCGATCCTTGGTGTCGATCTCGACGACCCCCACATGCGGACCTCCCTTCACGTCGCGGTGATGGCCAAAGAACTCTTCGATGGCGAAGCATCCGGCCGGCGACAGACGACACAGGGCCGTACATCAGGCGAACTGTCGGAGTCCGGGGTCAGTTCCGACAGTCTGTCGATTCTGAAATGA
- a CDS encoding aldehyde dehydrogenase, translated as MTVISNHAARHITLPAPREQRDFIDGSWEVPALVAATVDDPNTGAVRQQQAETSAAATERAVAAATRLHADGTWAESALGMRVALLDLFADGLAARANDIAQEDALASGSPISFARVMASSLGPRVRGARDQLLAVGDSSPLPANGRKVLQLQRAVGPAAILAPWNAPTFVGVAKTASALAAGCPAILKPSEWAPGGCQIVAELLADAIEQLALPAGLFQFLHGGAPTGSRLTADPRIRAICFTGGINGGQAIAAAAAPHFTAVQLELGGHNPAVIMPDADIAQAAADLAEGMTKLNGTWCEGPGKILVPDHLHDDLVDALIAELRSVRIAHCLDEAADLGPQAYALQRSRLQDQINLLVEDGGEALTTAALPELGGWFISPTVVVGLPAEKSTRELFGPAVSVHRTRSTQGAIADAHGPQTGLAGYVFGHDIDAALMVASRITAGEVKINGCKLDDLAAGAEQSFWNNAGIGGHGPTDMVRFFQGRRVIGVDDPTLAM; from the coding sequence ATGACCGTCATCTCCAACCATGCGGCCCGGCACATCACTCTGCCCGCGCCTCGAGAACAACGCGACTTCATCGACGGCAGTTGGGAAGTCCCGGCTCTGGTCGCGGCGACCGTCGATGACCCCAACACCGGCGCTGTGCGCCAGCAGCAGGCCGAGACGTCCGCGGCAGCCACCGAACGTGCCGTGGCGGCGGCAACTCGACTACACGCCGACGGCACGTGGGCGGAGTCGGCCTTGGGCATGCGGGTTGCGCTTCTGGACCTGTTCGCAGATGGGCTCGCGGCCCGGGCCAACGACATCGCTCAGGAGGATGCCCTGGCGTCAGGTAGTCCGATCAGTTTCGCACGCGTAATGGCTTCGTCGCTTGGGCCCAGGGTGCGGGGCGCTCGCGATCAGCTTCTGGCAGTGGGGGATTCCTCACCACTGCCAGCGAATGGGAGGAAGGTTCTTCAACTGCAGCGCGCGGTGGGTCCGGCGGCGATTCTGGCGCCGTGGAATGCGCCGACGTTTGTGGGTGTGGCCAAGACCGCCAGTGCACTGGCCGCAGGGTGCCCGGCTATTCTCAAACCGTCGGAATGGGCTCCCGGTGGGTGTCAGATCGTGGCAGAGTTGTTGGCGGATGCTATTGAGCAACTGGCACTTCCAGCAGGGCTGTTCCAGTTCCTGCACGGTGGTGCACCCACCGGGTCTCGATTGACCGCTGACCCGCGCATCCGCGCCATCTGCTTCACCGGCGGCATCAACGGCGGCCAGGCGATCGCCGCCGCGGCAGCACCACATTTCACCGCCGTGCAGCTCGAACTTGGTGGACACAATCCGGCAGTGATCATGCCGGACGCAGACATCGCCCAGGCCGCCGCCGACCTGGCTGAAGGCATGACCAAGCTCAATGGCACGTGGTGCGAGGGTCCAGGGAAGATACTGGTACCCGATCACCTTCACGACGATCTGGTGGACGCGCTGATCGCCGAGTTGCGGTCAGTGCGAATAGCGCACTGCCTCGACGAGGCCGCCGATCTTGGGCCCCAGGCCTACGCGCTGCAGCGCTCCCGTCTGCAAGACCAGATCAATCTGCTGGTCGAGGACGGCGGTGAAGCGCTCACCACTGCAGCTTTGCCCGAACTGGGAGGCTGGTTCATCTCACCGACGGTCGTCGTCGGGCTGCCAGCCGAAAAGTCGACGCGCGAACTGTTCGGCCCAGCTGTGTCCGTGCACAGGACACGTTCAACACAAGGCGCTATCGCCGACGCCCATGGTCCCCAGACCGGCCTTGCCGGCTACGTTTTCGGTCACGACATTGATGCAGCACTGATGGTCGCAAGCAGGATCACCGCGGGCGAGGTCAAGATAAACGGTTGCAAACTCGATGATCTCGCCGCCGGGGCTGAACAGTCCTTCTGGAACAACGCCGGTATCGGCGGCCACGGTCCCACCGACATGGTGCGGTTCTTCCAGGGCCGGCGCGTCATTGGCGTCGACGACCCCACCTTGGCAATGTAA
- a CDS encoding gamma-glutamyl-gamma-aminobutyrate hydrolase family protein — translation MPKYPENVLPRRESGAGDHRPAVVGIPVPIEQAHWRVWSGEVYLLNRNYADQLRRAGMIPVFLPVAATAYEAARMVQGLDGLLIAGGADVDPDCYGQEPHPASGPFDSARDTFEAALLRQAVQRGLPVFGICRGMQLLNVVLHGTLSQHLPDRVGSHAHNPVQGQFALHPITIAADSRLGEALGSRLEVPTYHHQAVDVVAPGLRPVGWADDGTVEALEDAHGRLLAVQWHPEMADDNRIFEHFAAMCSGSGQGVDEADLAVAQVQHVST, via the coding sequence ATGCCCAAATATCCAGAGAACGTATTACCCCGCCGGGAATCGGGGGCAGGCGATCATCGGCCCGCCGTCGTGGGCATTCCTGTGCCGATCGAGCAAGCGCACTGGCGGGTGTGGTCGGGGGAGGTCTATCTGCTCAACAGGAATTACGCGGATCAGCTTCGCCGCGCCGGGATGATCCCGGTCTTCCTGCCCGTGGCCGCAACGGCCTACGAGGCGGCCCGAATGGTGCAAGGACTGGACGGACTTCTGATCGCGGGTGGTGCTGACGTCGACCCCGACTGCTACGGACAGGAACCCCACCCGGCGTCAGGGCCGTTCGATTCTGCTCGAGACACCTTCGAAGCGGCGTTGCTTCGCCAGGCTGTGCAGCGCGGGCTGCCCGTATTCGGTATCTGCCGAGGGATGCAGCTGCTCAATGTCGTACTACATGGCACCCTCAGTCAGCATCTGCCCGATCGTGTCGGCAGCCATGCGCACAATCCGGTACAGGGACAATTCGCGCTCCATCCGATCACCATTGCCGCTGACAGCCGGCTAGGTGAAGCCCTCGGGTCGCGGCTCGAAGTCCCCACCTACCACCATCAAGCTGTTGATGTTGTCGCACCCGGACTACGCCCAGTCGGGTGGGCCGACGACGGCACGGTCGAAGCCCTCGAGGATGCCCACGGTCGTCTACTTGCTGTGCAGTGGCATCCGGAAATGGCCGACGACAATCGAATTTTCGAACATTTCGCGGCCATGTGCAGCGGATCTGGCCAGGGTGTCGACGAAGCAGACCTCGCGGTAGCCCAAGTGCAGCACGTGTCGACCTGA